A segment of the Lycium ferocissimum isolate CSIRO_LF1 chromosome 5, AGI_CSIRO_Lferr_CH_V1, whole genome shotgun sequence genome:
gctcatactactcttgctacactctttATGTAGAGTTATTcgagtgatgttcggagtctcgcGGCTaatttcgaggcattcgtcaaagacgtttgggtgagcatTGCAACCCcggagtctctccttagatttttTGTTCTCTGTCCTTAAACGGTTTCAAGTCGTATCCAGTTTGGTCcattatctattcaaattgtaaacttcttagaagctcttgtatgagtctagaccagattttgggaatttcttataataaaagtatttattccgcatgttgtatcataTTAAGGTAGTTATTGGAAGGGTTCGCCCGCGGGGAGGGaaagtgtgggtgcccgcatccatgatttaggtcgtgacaattattttggtacatatatgtaaatattcatgattgggcacgacggggtctgtccgcgACATatgcttttttttaatatgaggctcgtagatatgcggttgggtagcatggtcccatagtcttcatgtatatgcatgtatatatatgtatacatcattttgatagccaaacggcttatgtttataaaagtaaatatgtttcaaatgctaatagctttctatgattatgagtacagtatgaatgagagcagatgagtagtagaatgagcggtgttcggtggttagccccggatacccatcatggcccgtagctcgggtcgtgacagaaagaatcatgcctttagaaagaaagggtttagccataacatacctttttggtcgccttaactttaacaaGACaatgcttgtcttagtcctccaaataaatctttctagaatataaaattttatgacatctccctgtttatatgcctagcccaaaatagtaattcaacaaccaacaacaacaacatcaataccaacattaatcataatattctcaacaccaaaatactccataaacatcccgTATGATATTTATCCCGTATGGCCcccaacaaaactattatacggctttttgacattgcttttatctttaaataaatcaaaataaacattaataataggagattcataccttacttcgaTAATATAAATGCTacatcttcacttttttcaccttaaacttgaacacacgcgtcgctatacgattctatactcgcaCTATAcgttgacattgtttatttttttaaattatcgttgatttaggcttgaaatttgggtttgagaATTGGGGAACTTTCTAGAGCATTTTGGAATTGTTTGGAAGaaatttttggctgaaaaaagagagggcaagccccttttatattggttcaaattcgggtcggatcactgtagcagtactgtagtaCATGTTTCTGCtatgtcagctgaacttgtaacgtccataattctcttcTCTGatatcgtatcgacgagcggtttgttgtgttgaaaactagactcgacgaacttcattttaggcttttgaaacaccttaaaactcttaatatactacgagatatacccctctaaagttgacccaaaattctatcaacttttttcaaattttcgacaaatttattttcttcgatttgcttggtcccggagtttctcatagcttattatatgaacgtaaaccgtcatgaccataggattagTTCGTATgatatcatatatccttgaagggtactccagtatccatacttagaacgtccaacacttataaattttcacgtacgaacctacggggtgtaacatgcCCATACACTTTGGGTAGCGTAATTAGTCTACTATGCTGGATGCACACATGAGGATCTAGAATTTTAAGTTTATGCGTACTCTGATTTTTTGGGATTAGACAACGATTGGATTTGGGATAGCCAATTTACACAtattaaaagaatttttaatgCAATACACAACTTGAGCCAAGATTACTAATTCTGCCGGACTCGTAACTTGTGGTGTAGATATGCCCTGACCCATTGGCGGAGCCACATTGAAGCAAAGGGGTTTATATGATAACCCTTGCTCAATATTTTTacttattatatatgtatattacaatataaaatatagtaaaatgCATTATAAATGCAAGGGCCGAATCGCCTTGACTTGAAACACAAGCTTGATGTAatctatgtttataaaagttgagtacccttaatgaaatttATTGCTTCGCCACAACAAGTATTGTTTGCCATAATTCTTTATGTATCAAATTGCTTGTCACATCAAGGGGTCTCATTACATTACATCTTAATTCTCTACTTAATTTTAGGGCTCGACATAAACaccgaaaatcaaaaaatcGGACCGAACTGAATTaattcgatttttcggtttcggtCTGGGTCAATCAACAACTATTGTTTGCCATAATTCTTTATGTATCAAATTGCTTGTCACATCAAGGGGTATCATTACGTTACATCTTAATTCTCTACTTAATTCTAGGGCTCGGCATAAACacagaaaaccaaaaaattgaaccgaaccgaattaattcgatTTTTTGGTTTCAATTCGGTTACGGTTTTTTTTATAACAAATCCGGTGTTCGGTTCCGGGTCACCGGTTCTTCGATATTTCGGTTTAATCGAAAATTTACTAGCAGCTGCTACTAGTGTTTTTATGCTACTGATTTTGATGTTGCTGGCTGCTGCTActgattttaaattattatgCTAGTGTTTGTGTCAAAGTAGCCAAAAAAATACAGGGCATCCTAAAAAcaaatatgatttgatttttaGCAGACTGAAAACTCAATTGAATTTTGTCTGATGCAAACGAACAGATAAGCTACGCAGGAAAGAGGCATGGAACCAAGTTAAAATACAGTGTTTTGCACAAGGCTTTTGAAATATGATTTTGGAAGATTAACTCAAAAGTAGTTTTACCCAAaactagttttaaaaaaatagttttacccaaaactCTTTCATAAAATCTTCTCTGAAAACTCTATTAGTAAAATATTACAAAATGATATTACTTTTTGAAAACAGTTTGCAGCTGTTAGTATTAATTGATAAAAACGGTCATCCCTAATTTTACAAGCAGAAATCAAATTAACCAATTTCAGCCCATGctgaaaaaaatagaattaggaaaaccgaaactttaaaaaaatcaaaactgaaaaatcaaaccaaactttgaaaaaatcgaaccgaagaaccgaaggCCCACCCTAACTTAATTCCTATAGAAACTACTGAACTATTTGTATGATAGTATTGAAACTATTTAAGACGTACTAATAAGAGATGAGAGGCAACACATGTTGGTTGTACCGCCTGCAACTAGCCAAAGCTATTTGGGTTGCTAACAAGATTAGAGGCTCGAATATTAATTTGAAGGAAAATTAAAACATTAACTCACCCAAAGGGTTTGTTCGgcatggaggaaaacatttccTGAAAGtgttttctaattttctcatgttcgtttggtcaaaaattttgaaaaatattttccttcggaaaataagttctttaaaaatggaaaaaatgacttccctaatcaaAGTAGGGAAAATAAGTCCACAAATCGCATTTTACCAACCACCCGACTACCAAACCCCAATCATTCCTGCACCCTCACCCCTTTGAAAAGTTCTCTTTTGTTATTCTCTACATCCACCCCCCGCACGCACCCCTTACCGCCTCCCGAATTTTGTATTTCATATTTAATCTtatctttataaaaaaatttataaaaattgaaagtttgcgtggttaaaaattaaaatttttggaaggggtggtgggtggtgtaaaaataaaaaataaaaataacttttaaaaattttcttgGGAGGTGGGGGTgtccgtgtgtgtgtgggggggggggggggggggggggaggggaatGTGGTAGTGTAGAAAAcctagaaaagaaaatttggggggtggggggggggggggggggggggagggagggatgtggtggtttagaaaatccagaaaagaaaatttaaaacttcaaaaaaaaaaaaaaaatcggggtTGGGCGGGGTTTTgagggcgggggggggggggggggaggggggaatgTGGTGGTatagaaaatttagaaaaaaaaaaattgttaaggTTGGGGGGGGGTGGTGTGGGTGAGTGAGGGGGTTGGTATGGCATGAGGTGGTAGCATTGGGGTAGATTTGGTGGGGCTTGGGTAGGTATTTTTCAGAACATATTTTCTaccaaccaaacgaacatgagaaaataagtaagaaattcacttttttttttactacccaaacgaacatgaaaaaataagtagaaattcacttattttccagaaaaacatttttcttagaaaacattttcctccatatcgAACACCAAAATCTCATAAATTTATTGATGTTTTCCACAATTCTCTAGACCGTTCTTTTTAACGCTCTGCACAAGAAAATAGGTGGAATGGCATCCATGTCTACAATGAGAGAAAAGGATCAAAATATTACATTATCTTTGGGTTTGGACCTAAATCATACATATTCTTTCACATAGAGCACTAATAGTACATTATGTTTGCATAAGTGGTGCACTTTTAGTCAAActcccaaatattttttttagaaatttaatggaaaagaacaaaaatgcccctgaacttttagaaaaggtataaaaatatcctttattcatctattttgctaaaaCTACCCCTCGAttcaactttttggctcatttattcCTTTGACTAACGgacaacactaatttttttttaaaaaaaatatttaaattacacATGACATTTTATTCTTTggaaaattgatttatttttttaaaaagaaatctgaaaaatcGTTATTtgtagaataaggaaaaataatttttcaaaacccgtttttttaaaaaaacaaatgtaGTAagccttttttatatatatatatatatatatatatatatatatatatatatatatatatatatatatatatatatatatatatatatatatatatatatatatatatatataaatataaaaacgaaattggattttcattaaaacatgtggaatttttttaaatttggaaaacttttttttaacgggtggcaaccccattttttttagaaaattcaatttttaaatctgaaaaactgattgttttttaaagtaaaatgtgCAAAACTAATActccataattttcttctagatttaaaaaaagacaattttctggtttttttttttttttaaacacgaattttcccataaaaaaatttaatttttttcgatttttataaaaatctagtttttgattttgaaagaaaaaaaaaaattagtgttgtcAGTTAGTCTAAGGACATAAATCGGCCAAAAAAGTTGAATTGAGGGGTAGTTTTAGCAAAATAGGCTTGAATAAAGGgtatttttatatcttttctaaaagttcaagggcatttttgcccttttccgttatattttaaaaaagatatTTGGGAGTTTGACTAAAAGTGCGCAAaactatggaaaacataatgtACTATTAGTGCTCCATGTGAAAGAACATGTATGATTTTAGGTTCAAACTCAAAGATAATGtactattttggtccttttcTCTCTACAATAACGCAAAACGTATTTTAATTAGacactttaaatttaataaatctATTCTTATATAATTTTGACGACAAATCTTATTAAacattaagtaaataaattataaaatattgaattctaaccagttttgattttttattgtaactttatattattgttcAACATCTTCTAATGTTTAATTACTGTATAACTAAGATTCCTATTTACTGAACCATATCAAAGAAGTACAACAATCAATATACATCCTAATTTGttttagaaaaaacttaaattCATAGGCAGGTGCAAAATCTGTGGATGTGGGTTTGAAGCAGCAATGGACATATATGTGCCACGCAGACAGAGGTGAATATATGATTTTTAGAAGATAggtaaaatattaaagaaagaaaaaaaaatgcatcaaATGGGGATCGATTCTTGAACCTTTAGGTAAATAACTTAGCTTACAACTAAATGCACCACTAAGCCTTTTGTAGCATGAGTGCCAAAAGATAATACTACTAGATATATGTaaagaattatatacataatatagtGAGTTTAAGCAGGTGACCGTGGGTTCACGTGACctttttttacacataaattggCCACTTGACGCGGGAGTGCAGTGCCTTGCTATTTTGGACACGGAAAATGGTGACTTATTACACTGTACATTTTGAAAAATCAGTTTTGCGActtgaaggaaaataatttgccAAATATCTAAATGTAACCAAACATGAAGTAAGTTTTCCTTCAAACAAAATACACCTAAAAGGTGAAAAATATTGCGTGTGGTACAAAATGCAGCTTAGACGAAGCCAAAAAATGTGTGATGTCGGTTGTCCTCCAATAATGAGAGAGATCAAGAATTTTGGGAACTACTTCAACTTGACATATAGCCATTCCCTATAAATTACTCTCCTCGTTATGTTAAGTACTTCAGCTCTAGCAAGAAACTAAGAAAACCAATTGTGCTTTGATATAATTGTGGCTTTGCCTAGCTAAATATAGTTAGAAGAGCTgcaaaaaaaaacaagtaaaaaataaaaaactatcgGATCTTATAAACTTCACGACGAGAAGCTATGGAAGTGGATAAGGTCCCTGCAAGAGAGGAACCCAAGTATGGTGGAATCAAGGCCATGCCCTTCATTATAGGTAAATTCCAATATGAAGTGGTACTACTATTATACTGCAGTATAATTTCATTCCAAATACTATAACATAAACTGTAGAATTTATAACAACAAATTAAAATGTTAGAGGCCTCTTATTTGAGTTTTATTTATGTGAAAATTTTGCAGGAAATGAGACCTTTGAGAAACTGGGGACGATTGGAACCTCATCGAATCTCTTGGTTTACTTAACAACTGTCTTCAACATGAAGTCAATTACTGCTACTAACCTCATTAACGTCTTCAATGGAACTTGCAATTTTGGAACTTTGCTTGGAGCTTTCCTCTCTGACACTTATTTGGGTCGCTACAAGACATTGGGAATGGCTTCTATATCTTCTTTCAcggtacaaaaaataaaaaaacataacATGCTTTGATTTTAAGTTTCAATTCATGGTAAAAAAATTGACTATATTTATGCATACAGGGCATGTTGTTATTAGCGCTAACAGCTGCAATATCAAAACTGCATCCTCCTCACTGTGGAACTGCAGAAAATAGCATTTGCCTTGAACCAACTACAGGGCAACTAGCTTTCTTACTATGTGGATTTGCCTTACTAGTAATAGGAGCTAGTGGCATTAGGCCATGCAATTTAGCCTTTGGAGCagaccaattcaatcccaacacaGAATCAGGAAGAAGGGGAATTAACAGCTTCTTCAATTGGTACTACTTCACCTTCACTTTCGCCATGATGGTATCGTTGACTGTCATTGTCTACATTCAGTCGAGCATCAATTGGGCTATCGGATTGGCTATTCCAACATTTCTAATGTTCTTGTCATGCGTTTTCTTCTTCGTTGGTACCAAaatttatgtcatgattttaCCTGAGGGTAGCCCCTTGACAAGTATGGTGCAAGTGCTCGTAGCTGCAATAAAGAAAAGGCGCTTAAAGTTACCAGAACGATCTCAAAATACCTTGTTCAATCATATTTCTATCAAGACTATCAACTCTCAACTTCCTTACACAAATCAATTTAGGTAATAAAGAATTACCCTCATAGACCTTTTAATTTAAGAGCCAGTTTTACTTTACCATTAGTATCTAATTTCTGGGACTATACTCTGATTaggtatattatatgtatatttatgtatattatatgtaattACCCTATTTTTTAACCCCCTGTCTATAAAATTATGGTTATACAGGTTCTTGAATAAAGCATCTATTTTAACCCAAGAAGACCAAATAAAAGAAGATGGATCAGCAGCCAATCCATGGAGACTTTGCAGCATTCAACAAGTGGAAGAAGTGAAATGTGTTGTAAGAGTATTCCCAATATGGATAGCAGGTTTGGTATACTACATTGTTCTAGTCCAAATGCAGACTTATGTAGTCTTTCAAACTCTGCAAAGCGACAGGCGCCTTTGGAATGGTAGTAATTTCAAGATCCCAGCAGCATCTTACGCGGTCTTCTCCATGTTGAGCATGAGTATTTGGATACCAATTTATGATCGAATGATCGTCCCATTCCTCCAAAAAATCACCAAGAAAGAAGCTGGAATAACGATCCTTCAAAAAATGGGGATCGGCTTAGTTATTGCAATTTTCACCATGCTAGTATCAGCTGTAGTGGAAACACGAAGAAGGAACACAGCGCTTGGGCATCCAACACTAGGCATTGAACCAAGACGAGGCGAAATTTCAGCCATGTCTGCTAATTGGCTGATACCTCAACTAGCTCTTGCAGGTCTTTCTGAAGCATTCACTGTCATAGCCCAAGTTGAATTTTTTTACAAGCAATTCCCTGAAAACATGAGGAGCTTTGCAGGGTCATTTTTGTTTTGTGGATTTGCATTGGCTAGTTACATGAGTAGCTTGTTGATATCAATAGTTCACAGGACAACAAGAACATCAGATACAGAGAATTGGTTAGCAGAGGATCTAAACAAGGGGAAATTGGATTATTTTTACTACTTAGTTGCTGGTTTGGAGGTTTTAGATTTTGGGTACTTCTTAATATGTGCCAAGTGGTATAAGTACAAGGGAACACAAAATGATCACAATCTTGAAGTAGCCATTGATAAATTAGAACCCACAAAACCCTTAGTTTGATTAAACACTTcctcatattcttcttcttcttattcatcttttaaataTAAATCATATTATATTAAGAGTGGGAAGCTCCTATCATCAAAGTCAAATTACAATTTTACCCTTGTACTAAATTAAAATGtagtaaataaaaatattaaatattaaatactaCTATTTAAATTACATGAAGGTTAATTACACATTCAAGAGCAGCAATAAATTACATTAATCAACATTACGTGCGAGTCTTTTCATTGCTATACATAATTAGGAAAGCTGAAAGAGTGCATTGAACAATTAATCATAGATTAATTAATTAGGATAAATTGCTAAACGTTTCAGTTTAGAAACAGAGGAGTCAGTATTCAGCCGAAGAATTAATCTCATTATTATTTGGCagtcttttcttcttcactaataatattataaatactCATCTTAGTGAGGCTAAAAGATGCAAAGCATCCTGCAACCATATTTTCAAGCATTTTGTTCATGTAATGCTttcatcttttctctttttgtgtttttggtgCATAATTTTTGGACTGTTGTGGAATTTTCAAAGTCTTGATTGATTCGGGTGAGTCAAAATTTTTGTTGCAATTATGGTAATGTAATTATTCTCCACTGTTATATGGTATATATTGTAgctttaattttattgtatttGATTCTTGATGTGTATGCTTATATTTAATTTGTCCCGACTTTTTGAATGAAATAATGTTGCACGGATAGTCATGCGAGCAAGATTTTGCCTCTATTATAAATCAGAATTGAGTTTCTactgaaaatattttgttttcctTCTTAAATTTTTGGCCAAACATTTGATTTATAGTATGAACTACTCTAAGAAAGATTAAcaaaagagcaagaaaaatgCTTTTTGAGTTGTTAAGATTATTTGCCTGCAATTTTCTTATTTAGTGttatttttattctatttcAGGTGATTGCCAAATATCCAGGAAAACTAAATTgacaatttatttattatcattactattgaaCTTATTCATTGGATTTAAAtgcatatcataatatactcttCAATTGTGAGCTTACATTTTCTCACTTTTTAATCATATCAATATTAAGTATAGAGAAAACACGATTACTACTGaaatatcaaatcaaatcataatttaaagaattagaaaAGTAAAAACTGGGTAGGTATACAAAGCGTAGATCCTCAAATTTAATTTTACCTATTAGAAAATGTACTATACTAGTGTAATTCCTTTCTAATAATTGCATATGTTCTAGCAAAAACTtcttatatattttgatttataATTCTGGCTCAAATACCAGTTTTTACGGTATAATTGTGATTAATCTTTTTATACACATTTGTGATAATTGATATGGggtacacgtgcaacgcacgtgccCAAAAACTAGTACATAAAAATTCAGCCGCCTGGGCAATGTATATTTGATTCATGTTACACCAAAACTCACCCATTAGACTACAAATGGCAATGCCTTATAGTTAAAATATTTGGTTATTGTCAATATATAAGTAGAATATTTTATCAAATGTAGAATGTTagataaataaaagtgaaaatagataAATCAATGAAAGGAGaatttaaggggaaaaaaaaaggttaattgTGTGATAGAACTAATTGATTGTATTATATAAATTTCATGCATTTGGATTTTTTTGTCGTAAAAATCTAGAAGCATGAAATTTGTAATACTGTGACATAAagtaaaaaaacaataaaatacaAAAGGTGACACAAAGTTATTTATCATGACCAGGATTATATCAGCATTTTCTTAGTTATTACTTCTTCCtttccaatttatatgaacatattatattgggtaatttacatatatatacgtatttagggagaatatttacgaaacgtgacgattttttttatttacaaaacataacattacaatacctatacacatacacattctACCAAAAAAACCCATTCCAACAACCACTAGTTCCGTCCATCCTCCGGCCCATCCGTCAGAATTGAAGGGGATGGAACCGAGTCGAAACCTACCATTGTTTGTTCTTGTTGTTAATGATGCGGATAAGGAGTTTGATACTTTCTGGTGGGTTGATGGAATGTGCATAATGAAAGGAGAATGTAGAATAATGAAGAAAGATGATAAAACCCTAAGTGTATGAATCGTTGCTCCGGCTAGATCTTCTTCTTCGTTGCTCCGTCCAGATCTTCTTCTTCGTTGCTCCGGCCAGATCTTCTTCTTCGTTGCTCCGGCCAAACCAATGTCCCCTTCGTCTTCTTCGTTGCTCCGGCCAGATCTAACTATTTTCCGGTGagcatgaaaaatatgtgtgaatcgtgtatgaaagttgtatgaatatACGTACTATATTCATACACTCTgcagagaaaaaataaaattttctggACAATATACTTGACTTCATACAGTATTCATACGCTGTCAAGTTTTGTAATTATtctttatgttttgtaaataagaaaaactatcgtcacgtttcgtaaatatttctccttaatatgtatatatacgtagttttccctaTTATATTTCTTTGTAGCCGGTccgtttcaaaataaaattgctAATAGTAAATCAAATTG
Coding sequences within it:
- the LOC132055889 gene encoding protein NRT1/ PTR FAMILY 2.11-like encodes the protein MEVDKVPAREEPKYGGIKAMPFIIGNETFEKLGTIGTSSNLLVYLTTVFNMKSITATNLINVFNGTCNFGTLLGAFLSDTYLGRYKTLGMASISSFTGMLLLALTAAISKLHPPHCGTAENSICLEPTTGQLAFLLCGFALLVIGASGIRPCNLAFGADQFNPNTESGRRGINSFFNWYYFTFTFAMMVSLTVIVYIQSSINWAIGLAIPTFLMFLSCVFFFVGTKIYVMILPEGSPLTSMVQVLVAAIKKRRLKLPERSQNTLFNHISIKTINSQLPYTNQFRFLNKASILTQEDQIKEDGSAANPWRLCSIQQVEEVKCVVRVFPIWIAGLVYYIVLVQMQTYVVFQTLQSDRRLWNGSNFKIPAASYAVFSMLSMSIWIPIYDRMIVPFLQKITKKEAGITILQKMGIGLVIAIFTMLVSAVVETRRRNTALGHPTLGIEPRRGEISAMSANWLIPQLALAGLSEAFTVIAQVEFFYKQFPENMRSFAGSFLFCGFALASYMSSLLISIVHRTTRTSDTENWLAEDLNKGKLDYFYYLVAGLEVLDFGYFLICAKWYKYKGTQNDHNLEVAIDKLEPTKPLV